From a single Adhaeribacter swui genomic region:
- a CDS encoding SusC/RagA family TonB-linked outer membrane protein yields MLKKALQLILLLLILCQVPVLAQDDRITGKVTGSENEGLPGVSIQVSGTNQGTVTDAEGNFTINAPGNATLIFSYIGYTNQTVNVNNRSVINVTMSTDTKALDEVVVTALGIKREAKTLGYATATVNADQIAVNRTPNVMSGLQGKMAGVNISTMATGPGGSSKIRIRGQSSFAGQNSPLIVINGVPVDNSNYALGGNYGNRVANNSDGGDGLQSINPDDIESMTVLKGATAAALYGSRAKDGVVMITTKSRGEGKGLGVEYNTNLTTETPLDFSDFQYEYGQGEGGVRPQAPNPLSGVWSFGEKFQPGMTQILFDGETWPYEPVRNRIRKFYNVGTNFTNTVRVSNNGENGGFSLSFANLDSKSIVPNSKFNRKTINLGFNQNISKKLSTSGNLNYSNEYNKNPPQINGQEFATPTVVMTLANSMPFEALEQNQLLPNGYEFPFARFLVRNNPYYAVNQHFENIRRDRLFGNIALKYQFTDWLYLQGRIAQDFYTRDQDYNVPNGYAAIAPAPVGFINGSYTQDVRRFRERNYDFILGANRTFGDFGVDVTLGGNTRYVRMDYNSVTVQDFIQPGLYTVMNGRVKNPFYSLSERKVNSLYGAATLSFREYLYLNVTARNDWFSTLAPQNRSILYPSVTGSFVFSQAFESMPAWLSFGKLRAAYAEVGDDNVAPYSNALYYSVNNNLFPNPSGQVVPVGGINASTIPNPNLKPLRVAEAEVGLELKLFNNFLGFDIAYYRKITNDQILAAQVSDASSYTNRLINVGKSMNKGVEMLISAAPVNTPAFRWDVSFNASYNTSEVLTLGLNAADTMIVVGGSGGTTLRQVVGQPIGQLYTFSYLRDDQGRQVFNKTSGTPLRGGLVNVGSALPRYFGGITNTFTYKGVSLSTLIDFKLGHKMIGGSNMNYLRHGLHKRTLVGREEGYVIGQGVNPDGEVNTTRAPVQPFYEWPNANGVFEDFVYNAGFWKLRQITLSYDFTKMLPQKFFIKGLKFSAVANNVAVLKKWTENMDPEQVNNASDNQTGLDFWPSLPLTRSLGFNLNVKF; encoded by the coding sequence ATGTTGAAAAAAGCTTTACAATTAATTCTCCTGCTTCTGATTTTATGTCAGGTGCCGGTATTAGCACAGGATGACCGGATTACCGGAAAAGTGACCGGTTCGGAAAATGAAGGCCTTCCGGGAGTAAGCATCCAGGTTAGCGGCACCAACCAAGGTACCGTTACTGATGCGGAAGGTAACTTTACTATAAATGCTCCCGGCAATGCCACGCTTATTTTTTCTTACATTGGGTATACCAACCAAACCGTAAACGTCAACAACCGCTCCGTAATTAATGTTACTATGTCCACGGATACCAAAGCCCTGGACGAGGTAGTAGTTACCGCGCTGGGTATTAAACGGGAAGCCAAAACTTTGGGCTATGCCACCGCCACCGTTAACGCCGACCAGATTGCCGTAAACCGCACACCTAACGTGATGAGTGGCTTGCAAGGTAAAATGGCGGGCGTTAATATTTCTACCATGGCCACCGGTCCGGGTGGTTCGAGTAAAATCCGGATTCGGGGTCAATCTTCTTTTGCCGGCCAGAACAGTCCGCTTATTGTAATTAACGGCGTGCCAGTAGATAACTCTAACTACGCTTTAGGTGGCAACTACGGCAACCGGGTAGCCAACAACTCCGACGGCGGCGACGGTCTGCAAAGCATTAACCCCGATGATATTGAATCTATGACCGTGTTGAAAGGCGCTACGGCGGCGGCTCTTTACGGCTCCCGGGCTAAAGACGGAGTGGTCATGATTACTACTAAAAGCCGGGGCGAAGGAAAAGGTTTAGGCGTAGAATACAACACCAACTTAACCACCGAAACACCATTAGATTTCTCCGATTTCCAATACGAGTACGGCCAAGGCGAAGGCGGTGTACGGCCACAAGCTCCCAATCCTTTATCGGGCGTGTGGAGTTTCGGCGAAAAATTTCAGCCCGGCATGACGCAGATTTTATTCGATGGTGAAACCTGGCCCTACGAACCGGTACGCAACCGCATCCGCAAGTTTTACAACGTGGGCACCAACTTTACCAACACCGTGCGGGTATCCAATAACGGCGAAAACGGCGGTTTTAGCCTTTCTTTTGCCAACCTCGACAGCAAAAGCATTGTGCCGAATTCCAAGTTCAACCGCAAAACCATCAACTTAGGCTTCAACCAAAATATTTCTAAAAAACTTTCTACTTCGGGTAATTTAAACTACTCCAACGAGTACAATAAAAATCCGCCCCAAATTAACGGACAAGAGTTTGCTACACCAACCGTGGTAATGACTTTGGCCAACTCCATGCCTTTTGAAGCGCTGGAACAAAACCAGTTATTGCCCAACGGTTACGAGTTTCCGTTTGCCCGCTTTTTGGTACGCAACAACCCGTATTACGCCGTTAACCAGCATTTCGAGAATATCCGCCGCGACCGGCTGTTCGGAAACATTGCCTTAAAATACCAGTTCACCGATTGGCTGTACTTGCAAGGCCGCATTGCTCAGGATTTTTACACCCGCGACCAGGATTATAACGTGCCCAATGGTTACGCTGCTATTGCCCCGGCTCCGGTTGGCTTTATTAACGGCAGCTACACCCAGGATGTACGCCGGTTCCGGGAACGCAACTACGACTTTATCTTGGGCGCGAACCGCACTTTCGGCGATTTTGGCGTGGATGTAACGCTGGGCGGTAATACCCGCTACGTGCGCATGGATTATAACAGCGTAACCGTGCAGGACTTTATTCAGCCGGGCTTGTACACCGTAATGAACGGCCGGGTGAAAAACCCATTCTACAGCTTATCCGAACGCAAAGTAAATTCTTTGTACGGCGCCGCTACCTTGTCTTTCCGGGAGTATTTGTACCTGAACGTTACCGCCCGCAACGACTGGTTCTCGACCTTAGCGCCGCAAAACCGCAGCATTTTGTACCCATCAGTTACTGGTAGCTTTGTGTTCTCGCAAGCGTTTGAGAGTATGCCGGCCTGGCTTTCTTTTGGTAAGTTACGGGCCGCTTACGCCGAGGTGGGTGACGATAATGTAGCGCCGTATTCCAACGCCTTATATTACAGCGTAAACAACAACTTATTCCCGAACCCATCGGGCCAGGTAGTACCGGTAGGTGGTATTAACGCCTCTACCATCCCGAACCCGAATTTAAAACCCTTGCGCGTTGCCGAAGCCGAAGTAGGTTTAGAATTAAAGTTGTTTAACAATTTCTTAGGGTTTGATATTGCTTACTACCGCAAAATAACCAACGACCAGATTCTGGCGGCTCAGGTTTCCGATGCTTCGTCGTACACCAACCGCTTAATTAACGTGGGTAAAAGCATGAACAAAGGCGTGGAAATGTTAATCTCCGCGGCGCCAGTGAACACGCCTGCTTTCCGGTGGGATGTAAGCTTTAACGCTTCTTACAATACTTCGGAAGTACTTACCCTGGGCTTAAACGCCGCCGATACCATGATTGTAGTGGGAGGTTCCGGCGGAACGACGCTGCGCCAGGTTGTTGGTCAGCCAATTGGCCAGTTATACACCTTTAGCTACCTCCGCGACGACCAGGGTCGGCAAGTATTTAATAAAACCAGCGGTACGCCTTTGCGGGGTGGTTTAGTAAACGTAGGCAGCGCTTTACCAAGGTACTTTGGCGGTATTACCAACACGTTTACTTATAAAGGAGTGAGCCTTTCTACCCTCATCGACTTTAAACTAGGTCATAAAATGATTGGCGGCTCCAACATGAACTACCTGCGCCATGGCTTGCACAAAAGAACCTTGGTGGGCCGCGAAGAAGGTTACGTGATTGGCCAGGGCGTAAACCCCGACGGCGAAGTAAATACCACCCGGGCACCCGTGCAGCCTTTTTACGAGTGGCCCAACGCCAACGGCGTGTTCGAAGATTTTGTGTACAACGCCGGTTTCTGGAAGTTACGCCAGATTACCCTGAGCTACGACTTTACCAAGATGTTGCCCCAGAAGTTTTTCATTAAAGGTTTGAAATTTAGTGCGGTAGCCAACAACGTGGCCGTGCTGAAGAAATGGACCGAAAACATGGACCCCGAGCAGGTAAATAATGCCTCCGATAACCAGACCGGTTTAGATTTCTGGCCGAGTTTGCCTTTAACCCGCAGCTTAGGATTTAACCTGAATGTTAAATTTTAA
- a CDS encoding SusD/RagB family nutrient-binding outer membrane lipoprotein, with protein MKNFKIYIMGMLLVFGSLTSCDEGFDELNTNKVDPTTLTPSFLMNNAIINTSFQDGFGTLVHLSYTFPIVQQIVTPFGSSLSGGNYNQNNVDNTARIWTTYYRTVVRDIVDVVQKTKDVEASVNTYHSARIWKAYVFQMLTDTYGDIPYFEAGKGFSENIITPKYDAQEVVYKDILKELDEATAALDASKAADPTDILYGGNVVKWKRFGYSLMLRAAMRLTKVDPTLAQTYVAKAVAGGVMQSNADNAATRHTALYVNWLADHLGAREKANYYLAAPFINYLRENSDPRLKAIAVRYVGAKSGSEQVNDRATTDPAKQVGMPMGYDNVTIAQTFAELGVASLWDFSQVNINTVLNRTAAPTYHVTHSQTQLLLAEAAVRGWITGDPATYFTNGITAHMEQFAEYGPNAAIPSADIQAYVQAHPLDVSTPEKALEGINTQYWVSSFLNGSELFANFRRSGYPALTPNPYPGKEITEEDFIRRLNYPDSEIVVNQANINEALTRQGPNKLDTRVWWDKKL; from the coding sequence ATGAAAAATTTTAAAATTTATATAATGGGAATGCTCCTGGTTTTCGGGAGCCTTACCAGTTGCGACGAAGGGTTTGATGAACTCAACACGAACAAAGTAGACCCTACTACCCTCACGCCTTCTTTCCTGATGAACAACGCTATTATTAATACGTCGTTTCAGGATGGTTTTGGCACGCTGGTGCACTTGTCGTATACCTTCCCGATTGTGCAGCAGATTGTAACGCCTTTCGGCAGCTCGCTTTCCGGGGGTAATTACAACCAGAACAACGTAGATAATACGGCCCGCATCTGGACTACTTATTACCGCACCGTAGTGCGCGATATTGTGGATGTGGTGCAGAAAACCAAAGACGTAGAAGCCAGTGTTAACACCTATCACTCTGCCCGCATCTGGAAAGCCTACGTTTTTCAAATGTTAACCGATACGTACGGCGATATCCCGTATTTCGAGGCTGGTAAAGGTTTTTCGGAAAATATAATTACTCCGAAATACGATGCGCAGGAAGTTGTTTATAAAGATATTTTAAAAGAACTCGACGAAGCTACCGCCGCCCTGGATGCAAGCAAGGCTGCCGACCCAACCGATATTTTGTATGGCGGCAACGTAGTTAAATGGAAACGTTTTGGCTACTCGCTAATGCTGCGGGCTGCCATGCGCTTAACCAAAGTAGACCCCACGCTGGCCCAAACCTACGTAGCCAAAGCCGTAGCCGGCGGCGTGATGCAATCCAATGCCGATAATGCCGCTACCCGCCACACTGCCCTGTACGTAAACTGGCTCGCCGACCATTTAGGCGCCCGCGAGAAAGCCAATTATTACCTGGCCGCTCCTTTTATCAATTATTTAAGAGAAAACAGCGACCCGCGGTTAAAAGCCATAGCCGTGCGCTACGTAGGCGCCAAAAGTGGTTCAGAACAGGTAAACGACCGCGCTACCACCGACCCGGCTAAGCAAGTTGGTATGCCTATGGGCTACGATAACGTAACCATTGCCCAAACTTTTGCCGAATTGGGCGTAGCCAGTTTGTGGGATTTTTCGCAGGTAAATATTAATACGGTGCTTAACCGCACGGCTGCCCCCACTTACCACGTAACGCACTCGCAAACGCAATTGCTTTTGGCCGAAGCCGCGGTTAGAGGTTGGATTACCGGCGACCCGGCTACTTACTTTACCAACGGCATTACCGCCCACATGGAGCAATTTGCCGAGTACGGCCCTAATGCGGCCATTCCATCGGCAGATATTCAGGCGTATGTGCAGGCGCACCCGCTGGATGTTAGTACTCCCGAAAAAGCCCTGGAAGGGATAAACACGCAATACTGGGTTTCTTCTTTCTTAAATGGCTCCGAGTTGTTTGCCAATTTCCGGCGCAGCGGTTATCCGGCCTTAACGCCTAATCCTTATCCGGGCAAAGAAATCACCGAAGAA
- the dgoD gene encoding galactonate dehydratase — MNKTSISRRKAIESVLGVAGMGLLLPSSSYAYASGPPKNYYKDKVKITRLETFLIKPRWIFLRIHTDAGVVGLGEPLLEGRALTIQTAIKEIEPYLIGKDPRQVVHHWQAIYRHAFYRGGPILTSALSGIDHALWDIKGKLLNVPVYELFGGPTRDRVRVYGRASNADDMKKRVAEGYKTIKTGVAKENPARMVENPKFIQYAADNFASLRQAGGKDMDIAIDFHGAISPQTAKVLIKELEPYQPMFVEEPCQAQNVDTLAEIAHGTHLPIAAGERIFTKWGFREILEKKAASILQPDLCHAGGITEGRIIAGMAEAYYIPIAPHNPMGPISLAAGLQLAASIPNFLVQEQVSLGEGYLKKPFKLEKDGNVLIPTGPGLGVELDEDKIKDKIGHDWKNPESYDPRDGSVVDW, encoded by the coding sequence ATGAACAAAACTAGTATTTCCCGACGCAAAGCCATCGAGTCGGTTTTGGGAGTGGCTGGTATGGGATTATTACTGCCTTCTTCTTCCTACGCCTATGCTTCCGGGCCGCCTAAAAACTATTATAAGGATAAAGTAAAAATTACCCGCCTGGAAACTTTCCTGATTAAGCCCCGCTGGATTTTTCTGCGCATTCATACCGATGCCGGCGTGGTGGGTCTGGGCGAACCGTTACTGGAAGGCCGCGCGCTTACCATTCAAACGGCCATCAAAGAGATTGAACCTTACTTAATTGGCAAAGACCCGCGGCAGGTGGTGCACCATTGGCAAGCCATTTACCGTCACGCATTTTACCGCGGTGGTCCTATTTTAACCAGCGCTTTAAGCGGCATTGACCATGCTTTGTGGGATATTAAAGGCAAACTACTCAATGTGCCGGTGTACGAACTGTTTGGCGGCCCTACCCGCGACCGGGTGCGGGTTTACGGCCGCGCCAGCAACGCCGACGACATGAAGAAAAGAGTAGCAGAAGGGTATAAAACCATTAAAACCGGGGTAGCCAAAGAAAACCCCGCTCGTATGGTCGAAAACCCCAAATTTATTCAGTACGCTGCCGATAATTTTGCCTCTTTGCGCCAGGCCGGCGGCAAAGACATGGACATTGCCATTGACTTCCACGGAGCCATTTCGCCGCAAACCGCCAAGGTTTTAATTAAAGAACTGGAGCCGTATCAGCCGATGTTCGTGGAGGAGCCTTGCCAGGCGCAAAATGTAGATACTTTAGCCGAGATTGCTCACGGTACGCATTTGCCCATTGCGGCCGGCGAACGAATATTTACTAAATGGGGCTTCCGCGAAATCCTGGAGAAAAAAGCCGCCAGCATTTTACAACCCGATTTATGTCACGCCGGCGGTATTACCGAAGGCCGCATTATTGCCGGGATGGCCGAAGCCTACTACATTCCGATTGCGCCGCATAACCCCATGGGCCCGATTTCTTTAGCCGCTGGTTTGCAGTTGGCCGCCAGCATTCCTAATTTTTTGGTGCAGGAGCAGGTTTCGTTGGGCGAAGGCTATTTAAAAAAACCTTTTAAGCTGGAAAAAGACGGTAACGTGCTCATCCCCACCGGGCCCGGTTTAGGAGTTGAACTCGACGAAGACAAGATAAAAGATAAAATTGGCCACGACTGGAAAAACCCCGAATCGTACGATCCGCGCGACGGCTCGGTAGTAGATTGGTAA